The Kribbella shirazensis genomic interval GAGATCTTCGTCCGCGAGCTGACGACCGGCATCGGCGACACCCAGGTCCGGGCCGGGCTGATCAAGGTCGCCGGTGGGTTCCATGCCCTCGACGTGCACGCCGAGCTGGTGATGCGCGCCGCCGCCGAGGCCCATCACGTGACGAACGCGCCGATCGCCGTACATCACGAGCTGGGATCCGCCGCTGACGCCGTACTCGATCTGCTGGTCGACAAGCTCGACGTACATCCAGCTGCGGTCGTGCTCGGTCACCTCAACCGGTTCCCGGATCATCGGGCGCATCTCGACCTGGCGCGACGCGGTGCGTGGCTGGCGTTCGACGGGCCGTCGCGTGCGAACAGCGCGACCGATCCGCGGTTGATCGACTGCCTCGCCGCGCTCATCGACGCCGGGTACGCCGACCGCCTGCTGCTCGGCGGCGACACCACCAGCGCGCGGGCGCGGGCCGCGACCGGCGAGGGCCCCGGTATGCCGTATCTGCTGACGCATCTCAAGCCACGCCTGACCAGGTACTTCGGGGCGGACATCGCCGACGCGGTGTTCCGCGCCAACCCCGCGCGCGCCTTCGCCACGGATTGGCGGATGTAGGCGGTAGCGTCCGGCCATGAGTGCCATCGCGCAGGTCTTCGTCGTCGTCGCGGGTGTGTTCCATGTCGCCGTGTTCGCCATGGAGAGCGTGCTGTTCCGCAAGCCGAGCACCTACCGCCAGTTCCTGGTGAAGGACGCCGCGGTGGACGCGGTGCGGCCGTGGGCGTTCAACCAGGGCTTCTACAACCTGTTCCTCGCGATCGGCGCGCTCGGCGGCCTGATCTGGGGCGGCGACAAGGGGCATGCCATCGCGCTCTTTGCCTGCGCGTGCATGGCGGGCGCCGGCGTCGTACTCGTTGCTTCCGACCGCCGGATGCTCCGAGCGGCCGCCTCCCAGGCGCTGCCGCCGATCGCCGCACTCGTCCTCGCCGCAGTTCTGTAGTTGACTTAAAGTGCACTTGAGGGCCGAAGGTTCTCGGCATGACAACCCTGGCCGAGCCGACCACTGAGACAGGCGGCGTCCTCTCCCCGCAGTACCGCGCGTTGACCGTCGGGATGGTCGCGCTGATCACCCTGGTCGCGTTCGAGTCGCTGGCGGTCGCGACCGCGATGCCGACCGTCGCACAGTCCCTCGACGGCCTGAACCTGTACGCACTCGCGTTCGGCGGTCCGCTCGCGTCCGGTGTGGTCGCGATGGTCGTCTCCGGCACCTGGAGTGACCTGAAGGGCCCGACCCGTCCGCTCTGGCACGGTACGGCGTGGTTCCTGGCGGGCCTGCTGATCGCGGGGCTGGCGCCGTCGATGGAGGTTCTCGTCGCGGGCCGGATCATCCAGGGCTTCGGATCGGGTCTGCTCACGGTCGCGCTGTACGTCGTGGTGGGTCAGCTGTACCCGGCGCGCCTGCGCCCGCGGATCTTCGCCGCGTTCGCGACCGGTTGGGTCGTACCGTCGCTCGTCGGTCCGGCGATCGCGGGACTGATCGTCGAACACACCAGTTGGCGGCTCGTGTTCCTCGCCGTACCGGTGATCGCGGTTCCGGCGGCGCTCGTGATGCGGCCGGGGCTGGCGCGGGGGAGTGCGTACGACGTCCGGCCGGGGCGCATGTGGGACAAGAGGGCGCTGTGGGCGGTCGCGGCCGCGGTCGGTGTCGGTCTGCTGCACTACGGCGGGCAGCAGCGCGGCGTCGTACAGATAGTGCTGCTCGTGATCGGTCTGGCCGGTGTGATTGCCTTCGGGCCGCGGTTGCTGCCGTCGGGGACGTTCGCTTTCGGGCGCGGGTTGCCGTCGGTGATCGCGCTGCGCGGTCTGGTCGCGGCGGCCGGGTTCGGCGCCGAAGTGTTCCTGCCGCTGATGCTGGCCCGCGAACGCGGCCTGTCGCCCGCGCTCGCCGGACTCGTGCTGACGGTCAGCGCACTGAGCTGGTCGGCGGCGTCCTGGTACCGCGGACGGCCGAACCAGCCGTTCTCGCACGCGGTCTTCCTGCAGGCCGGCATGCTCGCGATCCTGCTCGGGATCATCACGGCGGCTCTGACGCTCAACCCGGACGTCCCTGTGGTCGTCGGCATCATCGGCTGGAGCCTGACCGGACTCGGTATGGGGACTGTGTTCCCGACCCTGTCGGTGCTGGTCCTGGAGTACTCCGAGCGCGACGAGCAGGGCGCCAACAGTTCGGCGCTGCAGCTGAGCGACTCGTTGTCGACCGCAACGATCTTGGCGGTGGGCGGATCGCTGTTTGCGGCGATGGAGCCGCATTCCGCGGTGACGGCGTACCTCGTCGCGTTCGGTCTTCCGGCTCTGCTCGCGCTGCTCGGCGTCCCGGCGGGCCGCCGTACCGCTACTCCTTAGAGCCGGTCACCGCGATGCTGGCACCGAGGCCGATGATCATCAGGCCGCCGGTGCCACCGACCAGTTCGAGCCGACGCGGCGAGCGGGCGAACCACTCGCGCGCCGTACCGGCCACGAACGCCCAGACGCTGTCCGAGCAGAGCGCGATCAGGATGAAGATCAGCCCGAGCAGCAGGATCTGCACCCACGCCGGGCTGCTCGCGCCCTTGTCCACGAACTGCGGCAGCGCGGCCGCGAAGAACACCGCGGTCTTCGCATTGGTCACCCCGACCAGGAACCCCTGCCGCACCGTCCTCCGCCCGCTCGACGGCTTCACCCCACCGGCCAGCGCCGCGGCCAGCGACTTCCGCGAGCGGAACGCGTGGACACCGAGATAGATCAGGTACGCCGCACCGGCAAGCTTCACCACGGTCAACGCGACCGCACTCGCCGCGATCAAGGTCCCCAGCCCGAGCGCGATCAGCACCAGCATCACCGCCGCGCCAAGCGTGTTCCCGACCATCGTCAACACCGCCTCCCGCCGCCCAACCGCCAACGCGCGCCCCACGATGAACAACACACTCGGCCCCGGGATGACGATGATGACGAACGCAGTAATCGCAAACGCAAACAAATGCTGACCGGACGGCATCTCCCAAGACTAATCGGAAGTCGCGGATCAGCCACGCGTGCTGGCTGGGTGAACGCGACTTTCGACCGGCAGGAGACGGTCTTGTGTTGGTGGCCTCAGGGCCTCAGGGCAGCCGCGGTCGGCGGACGACGAACGTGCTTGGGACCGTGCCGTACACGTGCTCAGGGTTCGTTCCATCGTCCGGTCCCCTCGCGCGGCACTTCGGTTGCGGTGTGCCGCGGCGCATGCCCCGTCATGTCAGTCGGCTCTTCGAAGAGCACCGGCCTAGCCGTCGCACGCGAGCGGCAGCTCGCAGGTCGTCGGCGGCAGCCGGCAACTCCCGGCGTCAGCCGGAAACTAGAAAGACAGCGCTAAGCGGGGGGCGGGTGGGAGCGCGCGGAGCAGGTGCGCTGAGGAGCTTCGCGACAAAGGAAGCACCTGCGAAGCATGCGTGGGCTGACCACATCCCAACCCTCCACCTACCCACATCCCGTTTCTCCACAACCCAGTCAGTCTCTCCGTCCCGGGTGTGGGTGGGATTGGTCACCGGCGCGCCGGGGTGCGTTGACCGGGGGTTGGGTGGGGCTCTACGGTTCGAGGGTCAACCTGCGGTGCCACGAGGGAAGCCGGTGGGAATCCGGCACGGCCGCGCCACTGTGATCGAGTTTCGGCTCGTAAGTCAGGACGCTCGGGTACCAGCAGCCTTTCTAAGGGGACGCGCACTTCCCCAGGAGGTTCAGTTCAGATGGCAGCTCCTGCCCGGTCGGTCGCCGTACCGGCTCTCTCGCCCAAGCTTCTCTCCGTCGCGCTGCTCAGCGTCGGTTTGATGCTCCTGCTCGCGTATCTGGTCGGGTTCGACCAAGGTGCGGTGTCCCAGTCGGGGATGTTCCTGCACGAACTGATGCACGACGGACGCCATCTACTCGGCGTGCCCTGCCACTAGATCAGATGCGCACCTTCGGATCGCTCCTGGTGCGCGGACTGATCGTCGGACTCTTCGCCGGCCTGCTGGCCGGAACCTTCGCCTATGTGACGGGCGAGCCGCGTATCGACGCGTCGATCGCGATCGAAGAGGCCGGCGCTCACGCGCACACCCATGCTCATGAAGAAGACCACCACGAGGACCCGCTCGTCAGCCGTGACGGCCAGCGGGCCGGTCTGTTCCTCGCCACCAGCCTGTACGGCGTCGCGCTCGGCGGACTGTTCGCGGTCGCGTTCACGCTGCTGCGCCGCAAGCTCCGGACCGGGAACGACGCGTACGCCGCGCTCGGACTCGCCGCGGCGGGCTTCGTCGGCATCGTGGTCGTCCCGTTCCTCAAGTACCCGCCGAATCCGCCCGCGGTCGGTGATCCGGACACGATCACCCGGCGGACCGTCACCTACCTGCTCACGCTCGTGATCGGACTGCTCGCGGTCTGGGCAGGCGTCGCGCTGTCCCGATGGGCGGCGCGGTACGGCGATGTCGCCCGCCTCGCCGGTGGTGTCGCCGGACTGGTCGGCACCGTGGTGGCGGCGTACCTGATCCTGCCCGGGATCAACGAGGTTCCGGAGTCGTTCCCCGCTACGCTGCTGTGGCAGTTCCGGTTCGCCTCGCTCGGTACGCAGGCGACGCTGTGGCTCCTGATCGGATTCGGGTACGCCGTCGCGGTGGATCGCCGGCCGATCCGATCGAAGGTGGCTGCCGCGTGACGGTGCGGAACACGTCGCTGACCCTGCTCGCGCACGCCTTGACGCCCGCGTTGCGCGGACTCGTGCTCGGTGGTGACGCCGAGCCGGATCCGGCGAGTGTCGAGGCGGCGCGCGAGCTGAAGTTCTCGGCCGACGTCGTGTACGCCGGGCCGGAGCGGGCCGCCGTACGGACAGCTGCCGCGCTCGGGTACGACGACCCGGTGGTCGAGCCCGCGCTGCGGGACCGCGGGTACGGCGAGTGGACCGGTCGCGGGCTGGAGGAGTTGCTCGCCTCCGATCCACAAGCCGTGTCCGCCTGGCTCGAGCGCCCGCACACCGCGACGCCCGGCGGCGAGACCGAGAACGACGTCCTCGCCCGGGTCGCCGACTGGCTGGGGGACGTCGCCGAGCGGGAACCCGGTTCGGCGCTGGCGATCGTCCACCCGGCGGTCGTCCGCGCGATCGTCCTGTACGTCGTCGACGCGCCGGCCGAGTCGCTCCGGCACATCGACGTACGCCCACTGGCCGTGGTCAACCTCTCGCACCACAGCGGCAACTGGTCCCTGGCCATCAGACCTTAGGACCTGACAAACTGCGACTCGTCCGGTCTCACGCCCACGGGGTCGGTTGTCACGGGGAGTCGCGATGTCCGATGAACTGGCCGAACAGTTCCGCGCGAGTCATCAGGTGCTCGTCGCTGCCCGTGACCGCCTGCAGGCCGCGGTCGACGCGGGTACGGCGACCAACGACCAGCGGACGCGGCTGGACACCGTCAAGGAGCTGCTCACACCGGTCAAGACGACCGCTGTCGATGCCGACGGCAACGTCACCGAGGTGGAGCGGCCGCGGCAGTTCCTCAAGGTCGATCCGGAGGGACAGGGGCGCGCGGTCGAGGTCCTCGGTGACCTCCAGCAGGCACAGCACGTGGCCGTACTGGTGCCTGGGACGGGCAACAGTCTGGACACGGCCCGCGGGCTGGCGGACCGCGGTGACCTGGTCCGGGCGGAGGCCGGTCCCGGTACGGCGGTCGTCGTGTGGCTCGACTACGACTGTCCACAGAACGTTCTCGAGGCTGCCCGGCTGGAGGCGGCGATCGAGGGCGGGCCCAGGCTCGCGGAGTTCCTGGGCGAACTCGACGACCTGAAGGCGGACGATGCCGACGTCACCGTGGTCGCGCACTCGTACGGCACCGATGTCGCGGCTCAGGCGTTGCTGGCAGGCGCCCGGCCGGACAGGGTGGTGATGACGGGCTCTCCGGGCCTCGCGAAGGACATCGACGAGGCCGCCGACTTCATGCATCCGGAGACCCGGCTGTACACCGAACGCGCGCCCGGGGACTACGTGTCGTACACCGAATGGCACGGAACGGACCCGGCGACCTTCCCGGACGCGGTCCGGATGGCGACGAGCGATCCGAGCGGGAACGACGCGGCACCTGTGCAGTGGCACGACGAGTACTACCGCCTGAACAGCGAGGCGCTGCGCAACATCGGACGGGTGGTCCGCGGCGACCTGACCAGCATCACGACCACGAAGACGAGTAGGGCCGAGGAGACCAAGCTCGTCCTCGGTACGTCGTGGGGCGATCCGCTGAACCGTGTCGTCCGGCTGGCCTCGGCGGGAGTCGCGGCCCTCACCAAACCCTCGAGGGCGTCGGCCTCCGCCGCGCAGATCGCGGCGAACCGCGCGAACGGCGCGGACCGGATCAGTCGGTCGGAAGGGCGGCGGCGATGACGGACGGGCGGGAGTTCCTGCGGAGCGAGCTGTTGGCGGTGGCGGAAGCCGTCGTACCGGATCAGCGGCCGGTCGTCACGCATGACCCGGGACCGGTGAATCCCGGCGTACTGTTCGACGGCCGTGGATCGGCCACCGTCTGCCGGGTGACCGTCGAGACCGGTAACCCCCGGTCCCCGGATCCGGCCGCCGCAGTCGAGGCCGCGGCCGGGGCGCTGCGGGCGCGCGGCTGGACCGCGGACGTCGCACCACCGGAGAGCGGTCACTACCGGGTCGCCGCCTCCCGGGCCGGGTTCGAGGTGGCGGTCCACGCGTGGTCGGCGGACTGGCGGATAACGTTCACCGGGGAGACTCCTGTCGTTTCTTGACGACAGATGTACGGCGTGTCCTCGCGGGGCTTGGCCGCACGGTGTATCACGGAAGCGTGACCTTGACCGAAGCGCGCAACTACCTCCGCTCGGAACTCCTCGCGGTGGCAGCCACCGTCGTACCCGACCAGACGCCGACGGTGACCCAGGACGTCGGTCCCGTCGACCAGGGCGCCCTGTCCGGCGACCGGGGCGCGGAGTCCGTCTGCACGATCACGGTCGAGAGCGGCGACCCGACCACCGCTCCCGATCCCGAGGCCCAGATCGGGTTCGCCGCGGAGACGCTCGAATCCCGTGGCTGGAAGGTCACCATCTCCGAGGTCGCCGGCGACTGCCACGAACTGGTCGCCCGCCGCGAGGGCTACGACCTCACCGTCACCGCCCGCAGCACCGACTGGCACCTCACCTTCACCGGTCAGACCCCGTACGTCGAGGATCTGTAAGTCTCAGCCGGTCGCGGCGCGCTCCGCAGCGCTGCGGAGCACGCAGAACTCGTTGCCTTCGGGGTCCTGCATCACGACCCAGCCGGTGCCGTCCGGGTTGCGGTGGTCGTGGGCGACGGTGGCGCCGAGGGTGAGGAGCCAGGCGACCTCCTCGTCGCGGGGACCGTCGGGTTCGAGGTCGAGGTGGGCGCGGTTCTTGACGGTCTTCTCGTCGTTGTTCTGCTCGAAAAGGATCGTCAGGCCGTCGGTGTTGACGGCGGCGTACGGGTCGCCGGGCTGGTCGTCGTCGGGGCGCTCGGCCTTCAGGACCTGCAGCCAGAAGCCGGCGATCTCGTACGGGTCGTGGGCATCGAACGTCACCGTTCGCACGCGAGAAGTCATGCGCCGAGGTTACGTGCGGATCCGGCTGACCGTCCTCGCGATTACCTGCGGAACAGCAGCCGGTCCTCGGGCAGCTCCGAGGGGTACGGCGTGAAGCCCGCCGCGACCGCGATGTCGGTGAGCCCGGGCGCAGTCCAGCGATGGACGTGGACGTTCATCGGATGACCGCCGTACCCGGACGTCTTGTGCGTGCTCTCGGTGCCGACGTGGAAGCCGATCAGGAGTACGCCGCCTGCGGCGAGCACCCGGTGGAACTCGGCGAACGCCTGCGGTACGACGTCGCGCGGCAGGTGGATGATCGACCACCACGACACGATGCCCGCGACCGAGCCGTCCGGTACGTCGAGCGCGGTCATCGAACTCACGCGGAAGTCGAGGTCCGGGTGGTCGCGGCGGGCGACCTCGATCATCCCGGGGGAGAGGTCGATCCCGACGACCCGCAGACCGCGCGCGGCCAGCAGAGCGGTCGTCCGCCCCGGTCCGCAGCCGACATCCAGGACGGGACCCGCCGGAGGGACCAGTTGGGTGAGCAGGTCGAAGGCGGCGTCCTCCCCGTCGGCGCCGTCCACCACGCGCTCGGCGTACGAAACCGCGACGTTGTCGTACGAGGCCCTGATATCGGCGAGGTAATCGGTCACCCGGCCGACTCTAGAGCCGGCCGGGGACAGTTTCTCAGGCCTTGCCGAGGGACTGCTTCTGGCGGCCGAGGCCCTCGATCTCCAGCTCCATCGTGTCGCCCGGCGACAGGTACGGGAACCGGCCCGACAGCGCGACGCCCTCCGGCGTTCCCGTGTTCACGATGTCACCCGGGCTCAGCACCATGTACTGCGACAGGTCGCGGATCAGCGCCGCCACCGA includes:
- a CDS encoding phosphotriesterase family protein, with the protein product MRVRTVLNDLVPEALGVTDAHDHLFFRSVALPPDQALDDAAAAVAEVRAFADAGGQAIVQWTPHGLNRRADLLPGISTRTGVSIVAATGLHRREHYPEGYVDKVQDQLAEIFVRELTTGIGDTQVRAGLIKVAGGFHALDVHAELVMRAAAEAHHVTNAPIAVHHELGSAADAVLDLLVDKLDVHPAAVVLGHLNRFPDHRAHLDLARRGAWLAFDGPSRANSATDPRLIDCLAALIDAGYADRLLLGGDTTSARARAATGEGPGMPYLLTHLKPRLTRYFGADIADAVFRANPARAFATDWRM
- a CDS encoding DUF1304 domain-containing protein; translation: MSAIAQVFVVVAGVFHVAVFAMESVLFRKPSTYRQFLVKDAAVDAVRPWAFNQGFYNLFLAIGALGGLIWGGDKGHAIALFACACMAGAGVVLVASDRRMLRAAASQALPPIAALVLAAVL
- a CDS encoding MFS transporter; protein product: MTTLAEPTTETGGVLSPQYRALTVGMVALITLVAFESLAVATAMPTVAQSLDGLNLYALAFGGPLASGVVAMVVSGTWSDLKGPTRPLWHGTAWFLAGLLIAGLAPSMEVLVAGRIIQGFGSGLLTVALYVVVGQLYPARLRPRIFAAFATGWVVPSLVGPAIAGLIVEHTSWRLVFLAVPVIAVPAALVMRPGLARGSAYDVRPGRMWDKRALWAVAAAVGVGLLHYGGQQRGVVQIVLLVIGLAGVIAFGPRLLPSGTFAFGRGLPSVIALRGLVAAAGFGAEVFLPLMLARERGLSPALAGLVLTVSALSWSAASWYRGRPNQPFSHAVFLQAGMLAILLGIITAALTLNPDVPVVVGIIGWSLTGLGMGTVFPTLSVLVLEYSERDEQGANSSALQLSDSLSTATILAVGGSLFAAMEPHSAVTAYLVAFGLPALLALLGVPAGRRTATP
- a CDS encoding LysE family translocator, yielding MPSGQHLFAFAITAFVIIVIPGPSVLFIVGRALAVGRREAVLTMVGNTLGAAVMLVLIALGLGTLIAASAVALTVVKLAGAAYLIYLGVHAFRSRKSLAAALAGGVKPSSGRRTVRQGFLVGVTNAKTAVFFAAALPQFVDKGASSPAWVQILLLGLIFILIALCSDSVWAFVAGTAREWFARSPRRLELVGGTGGLMIIGLGASIAVTGSKE
- a CDS encoding CbtB domain-containing protein, which produces MAAPARSVAVPALSPKLLSVALLSVGLMLLLAYLVGFDQGAVSQSGMFLHELMHDGRHLLGVPCH
- a CDS encoding CbtA family protein, coding for MRTFGSLLVRGLIVGLFAGLLAGTFAYVTGEPRIDASIAIEEAGAHAHTHAHEEDHHEDPLVSRDGQRAGLFLATSLYGVALGGLFAVAFTLLRRKLRTGNDAYAALGLAAAGFVGIVVVPFLKYPPNPPAVGDPDTITRRTVTYLLTLVIGLLAVWAGVALSRWAARYGDVARLAGGVAGLVGTVVAAYLILPGINEVPESFPATLLWQFRFASLGTQATLWLLIGFGYAVAVDRRPIRSKVAAA
- a CDS encoding histidine phosphatase family protein, with product MTVRNTSLTLLAHALTPALRGLVLGGDAEPDPASVEAARELKFSADVVYAGPERAAVRTAAALGYDDPVVEPALRDRGYGEWTGRGLEELLASDPQAVSAWLERPHTATPGGETENDVLARVADWLGDVAEREPGSALAIVHPAVVRAIVLYVVDAPAESLRHIDVRPLAVVNLSHHSGNWSLAIRP
- a CDS encoding alpha/beta hydrolase, whose amino-acid sequence is MSDELAEQFRASHQVLVAARDRLQAAVDAGTATNDQRTRLDTVKELLTPVKTTAVDADGNVTEVERPRQFLKVDPEGQGRAVEVLGDLQQAQHVAVLVPGTGNSLDTARGLADRGDLVRAEAGPGTAVVVWLDYDCPQNVLEAARLEAAIEGGPRLAEFLGELDDLKADDADVTVVAHSYGTDVAAQALLAGARPDRVVMTGSPGLAKDIDEAADFMHPETRLYTERAPGDYVSYTEWHGTDPATFPDAVRMATSDPSGNDAAPVQWHDEYYRLNSEALRNIGRVVRGDLTSITTTKTSRAEETKLVLGTSWGDPLNRVVRLASAGVAALTKPSRASASAAQIAANRANGADRISRSEGRRR
- a CDS encoding VOC family protein; translated protein: MTSRVRTVTFDAHDPYEIAGFWLQVLKAERPDDDQPGDPYAAVNTDGLTILFEQNNDEKTVKNRAHLDLEPDGPRDEEVAWLLTLGATVAHDHRNPDGTGWVVMQDPEGNEFCVLRSAAERAATG
- a CDS encoding methyltransferase domain-containing protein, whose product is MTDYLADIRASYDNVAVSYAERVVDGADGEDAAFDLLTQLVPPAGPVLDVGCGPGRTTALLAARGLRVVGIDLSPGMIEVARRDHPDLDFRVSSMTALDVPDGSVAGIVSWWSIIHLPRDVVPQAFAEFHRVLAAGGVLLIGFHVGTESTHKTSGYGGHPMNVHVHRWTAPGLTDIAVAAGFTPYPSELPEDRLLFRR